From the Bacillus sp. FJAT-22090 genome, the window GTTAGGATTTCCAAAGAAATCCCTTGTTTTTTTATAGTGTTTAAAATAAAACTTGTCGCGCTGCTTCGTTAGTTGAAGAAGAAAGATGCGCTTTATGTTCCAAATCTACATTAAGGTTAAGTAATCGGTTCAAATTCCATAATTCCCTACGTTTCCAAGTACTACTTGTGATTTAGTAACGTCATGAGGATTCATCTCATCGGCCTTATGTGAAACAAAAAAGCCAACTAAATGTTGGCATAGGTAGTTAAAACAAGATTAATTCTTCGTTTGTTCTTTCAACTTCAAATAGATCGTTGGCTTCGGTACTCCTGTAAGCTTAACAATGTCAGCAACACTCATACCGTTTGATTCTCGTGTAGCCATCAAATTTAATGCTTGTTGTACTTTCTTTTCAGGTTGTCCCTTGCGTCCCATATGTTTGCCTGCTGCCTTCGCTCTCTCGCGTCCTTCCGTGGTACGTTCCACTATTATGTCACGCTCAAACTGTGCGAATGATCCTAGCATATTGAACAATAACATATTGATACTACTTGCACCCTTGCCCGCTTCGAAAGTTATATTATCGCGTATGAACTGGACACTCACGCCCTTGTCGGTTAATTCCGTTACTATTTTGTTAAGGTCGATGATGCTACGTGCAAGGCGGTCTATCTTAGTCACTACTACCGTATCGCCTTCCCTTACCTGGTCGAGCATAGCCGCCAGTTGTGTACGTGGCGCGGTCGATGTTCCTGTTACCTTCTCTACGAATAGACGCTCGCACCCTGCCTCACGTAACGCTACCTCTTGCGCTTCTAACTCTTGGCCTACCGTCGATACTCTCGCGTATCCAATTCTCATCTCGCAATACCTCCGTCTATAAAATAGGTTAACTTCTATATCTAATATTATAGACAAACTTATATACCGTTAGAACTCCTAAATTTAATGTTTAATTCACCAGTTTTTCTGTTGTATATAAGTTAACACTTTTAGACAGCAGGACTTGTTATTAAGTAAAAAAGGACCCTTTGGGGTCCTTTTCTATACCTTCTTATTTAACGAATGTCACCTTTAATTGAAGTAATAGCTTTTAATTAGTCGTTTCAAGTACATATTCCTTTAAAATTACAAATCTATTTGACTATAAACAGTTTCTATACATCCTTTGCAACATTTTAAGTGTAGTGTAGATTTCGTGAGTGGATGTGATTGGATTCTTATATTCTCACCATTTTAGAATGTATATCCCTTTTAAAATAATTATAGATTATGTAATAATATGGTTATTTTCTAACTAATTTCCCATTTAGGTATTCCCATTTGCCTTGCTGAAGTATTTCGTTAAATTGTTGATTCAAATCCTTCTTTATTGAAGTATTACCTAAACCTTCAATCCAGGCAGCAGCTTTACCTGCCTGTTGTTCAATTTCCTCCTGTGAAGCTTTGTTTTGAATAAGTTTTTCGAGCTTGTCATTTGCCATTTTGGCGGTGATTACGAGCTGAGCGGATTTTAAAGAATTTTCGCCAGGTTTTTTATATTTATCAAGGATGGCTTGTCGTGTTGATTGTCCATAGACACGGTATAAAAGTCTCGCCTGCTTGCGGATTTCCCTTGATAGATCATGATAAGCAACCTCGGTCATAGTTGAAATAGGCTCTTTTTTGTATAACTGATCGAATTTCTTCGTTTTTTCAGCAATTTTTTTTCCAGATGTGATTGCATCAATATAAGCGATCGCTCGTTGAAATTCCCAATCCATTAAATCTACTCGATCTATTAGCCTATTTTCTTCAGGACCACGCAGGACCCCATTAATAGTTTGTCCTGCTTCTCTTATACTATTTTTCGTAAGGTTAAATAAATTCATATCTGGATAGTTTACATCCTTTGTATATTCAAAGGAAATTTGCCATTTTAAAGCCGTTGAATAGTTTTCAGCAGTACTAACAAGCTGTTCATGTTTTGCTGCAATTAGTTGTTGTCTCGGGATCTCCTGCTTAAGCATTTCGTCCATATTGCAAACTTTTAATTTTGATATATTGGATGAATAATAGATAAGCCACTTTTGGTCACTGCTCAATTTAGCATTAGATGAAGCCTTAATATTCACGAGCTGCTTCCCATTAGACGTTTGATTAACTTGAATATCCCCTCCAGAACTCACATATAGGTATTTGCCGTCCTTGCTTGGAACGATATTCTGAATATATGCAGCCCATTGCGTGTTAAGTAATAAAGACACTTTATTCCATTCCCATCGATCTTTTTCCTTCATTGCTTTATAAATTTCATTTCCTAAGCGTACATATAAGCTTTGACCATCTGGTGAAAATCGAAGCTCATCTATTCCGTTTTTCGCTTGAAAACTTAAGCTTTGAGAATCTTTTTCACCTGTTGATGCCTTATAAAAGCTTACAGTCTTTTCGTTATAGCTACTCACAGCAATGAAATCGTCTGTTGGGCTAAAATCAGCAATTGGTGATGGATCCAAACCTTTAACAGGGATTGTGTATTTACTTTCATAATTGCTTCCATCATATACAGCTATGTAAGTATTATCGTCCTCTTTATTCCTATAATTTCCGATGGAAAACAATGTACCATTCGGCTGAATGGAATACGATTCTTTCCCGTAGTTTTCTTTAAATGAAGTGACTAATTCACCCGTTTCCCTTTTGTAAATGGAAGTTCCTTTATCCATACTGGATACGATAAAATCATAGTCCTTAGTGAAGTTCACAGAACGATTATAGTCTTCCGATAGGATTAGTGAATACTGCCCTGTCTTTTCTCCACTACTTACATCATATATCGTTGTAAAGTATTGACCTTTAGAGTATTCGTTGATATATGCAGTGTCTCCATTAGGCGATAATAAACCCGAAGATCCAACAAATTCTTGGTTGCTACAAATAGATGGTGCAGCCATTGCAGAATCAGCACAAAACAGGAAAATTAATGTTATTGTAATTATTTTATAAAATTGTGTCTTCATTTTTTCTCTCCTTAGAAATTTTCCAGAAAATATATTCTTTTCATATTTACCCCTTATTTTTTCCCATAGAATACAGGTCCTCTCAAATATTAACAATATATTATCTAATTTCATATATGTAATTTCTCCCTTTTCCCATCTAATCTCCTTCTATAACCATAATGTTAACTTGGGTTTCACGTAGAAAAAATTTTTGAATATCATATATTAATAGAAATGCTTTGCTTACTTTTTATCTTTAATGTTTTTTTTCATTACAACGGTATATTAAATAAACACCGTCCAGTACTCTTGGGCGGTGTTATTCTATCTATCTCCATAATTTAGAATAGTATTAATTACTCCACTTCACCAGATCTCCCATTTCCACTTTAATGATACCCTTGTGCTCGTTTTTGAGTTCCACTCGTTCTCTCCATCTCTCGGGTTGACGATTCTTTAACCAAAATATTTGGGCGGTTACGTCAGGCGCTTGCGACTTCATTACACGTTTTACTATTGCCATTTCTCCATCATTGCCCTTCCCCCATGTTTCCTCTTCATATCGGTATCCAATTGCACGCTTTAATAACGAATTCTCTACCTGTTCATCGATTACCTTCTTACCCTTCTTAAGGGCATCGGCAAACTCGGGAAATCGATCTTGCCATTCATACAATGTCGCAACATTAATCCCCATTTTATGTGCAATTTGTTTGTTAATTAATCCATCTTCAGCCCATCCCTTCACTTGTGCTAATCCAACTTCAGTCAACCAATTTGTATAAAAGGGTTTTCGACCGATTTTTTTTCTCTCTAGCGATTGCAGATCTCTGTGTTTCTCTAATTGCATTTCGACTGACCCCCCATTCCTACCAACTAAGTATAATTTAATATTTAACCTGCTTATAACTATTACTCTTTAACCGGTCAATTTATTTAAAATAGACTAAAATGCTAATGATAGATAGAGACGGACTAGGTTTTTCACTTGAACCATAAACCCCATGCTTTTTCAAATGCTTATATTATATATTTTTACATTTTTCATCCTAATGAGTTTACAACAAGTGGTTCAATTGGTTCAAATGCTTTTAAAACTAAGAGAGAGTATGATGGAATACTGTTTATATAGGTGGTTCAATTATAATTATTATTGTAACTCGACGTAGAGATATCAATGCTTAAGCAAGCATTTCAGTTTTTCTTAAGTGGTTCAGTTTTCGGTTAAAGGTTGTTTAATTATAATGTTTTCAATTGAGTGCGATTCCCACATAACAACGTTGTTTACCATGTGGTTTTGTGACCGATACGGGAAACCCAGTTTCTATCCGGTTGTAAAATTTTTTTAGTCCTATTGCCTTGTAACCGCTATTAAAGCACCAATTAGAATAATACCTATATAACAGTTGTCGTTCTATTATCCTGTTAGGAGATATTTTACAATTCTCATCTACAAAAGTCGCTACATTATCAATGTCTAATTTATATTCCTCTAGCATTTTATCTGTAGACTCGTTTAAAGTAAAGTGACCCTGTTTTTCTAACCATTCAAGACCATCCAATGCACGATTTAACAATCCACTCAATTCCTCGTCATTTGTTAACTTGTCCATAATATTGGGATCTGCTTTAATTCCTCCTGGCCCGAACTTGTTATTAAAAGGAATTATTATCCACCTCCTGAAAAATCCATCAGTTAAATCTGAGGATCTAGGCAGTTCATTGGCAGAAAACAAAAGACGTGCAAAGTTTTGAAAATTAAAACTATCTTTTCCTTTAAATTCAGCGCTAGTACGGTCACCTGATACAACTGTTTTGAATACGCTCGACTTAACCAGCGCTTTAGATGGAATATCTGCATAAGTATTTGCTAACTTCCCATGAAGTTGAGCCAATTTAAATCGGTTATGCTCAAGATCTTGTAATGAAATGTTGCTAATATTATCTGTTCCTAAAAATCTATGAAACAGCTCGATAAACTTAGATTTCCCATTACTCCCCTCACCCGTTAACATCACTGCTTTTTCATATTTTGTTATTGGTAACATACAATATCCAAACCATTCATAAACTATTGACATTGTATCTTCTGGAACCACACTTCTAAAAAAAGTATCAATATTTGGTGCAATAGCTTCAGGTTTAAAGTAAATCGGTATTTGAATGGTTGTGAAATATTCAGGAGTGTGCGGGTGTAACTTACGTTTCCTCCATTCAAGTAATCCGTTACTTACATTAATTAAATCAGTTCTAGCGTTAGCATTTTCTGTTTTACGAAAGGTTGTCACCTGTATATAATGAACAACTTCGTCCCCATATGATTTTTTAAATCGGTCTTCCAGTAGTTCAGCACACTTTTTCCTAATTACATAGTCATTTATTATTCTGTAAACCCCTAATTCGTAGCGATACAGAAAGTTTCCATCGTAAATGAAATGGTTATCTTCCATGATGTGTTCTGCAAGAAGTTTGGAACTAAAAGTTTTACCGTTGTTCCCACCAAAATAATGTCTTTCATTAGTTGTTTTCTTATGTTCAAGAATAAATCTATCTAGATCCGACTCCCTCATATTTATCACTTCCCTTCTTACGTTCAATATCCTTCTTCAATATGGAGACAAATGTTTTGTTCAGTTCCTCCATACTTTGCGAAGGGTTACATCTTGTTTCATTCCATATTTTTATTAATTCATATGTGATATCAGCATCTACGTTCTTTCGAAGTAAGTAACCTATTAATGACGCAGTGGAATGGTTTCTCATACCTTCTCCTACACCTTGTAAAAGGTTGACGTAATGGCTTGCAGGTTTCTTGTCATACTTGTGACCAGTATTATTAATAATTGTTTGTACGAGCCAATATGGGGCTTCCTGTATAGAAGTTTCTAACACATGATGTTCTAATTCCCATGTATATTCTTTTCCACTTATATGCGAGCTAGGTGCTCCAATTATATATCCACCATCACTTCTTAAATCTAGTCCGGGTAAAAATTCAACCCCGTTTTTAATGTTGCTATTACACTTGAAAAAATAGTGGATTCCACCAGATCCCGATAACTGTACCGGTGTATGAGGGAGAACTTCAAAACTCTTCTCAAGTTCACGAACGGTATCATGTCCATCTACGTTTTTTTTCAAATCTACATCAAGTACAATTATTCCACTTGCTTCTCCACAAGCTATCCCTATATTTGCTTTAGGCCACTTAGTCCACCATTTTTTAATAATCGAGGTGTCAAAAGTTGCGTCTTTAACACCATTCTTTGTCAAAGGATGTTTACCTGGTTTACAATTCACTTTTTTCCCCTTGCAGCTACATTGCCCGTTTTCTACCCAGTGTAAGGGGAGTACTTTCCACTCTAACTTTGTTGCATAAATAAATGCACTTTTCATCATTTTGTTTTCTTCTAAAACCATTCATAGCACCCCCTACCCAGTCTTTATCTTGTCCGCACATAGCACGGTAGGCTTGGCAAATACTATTATTAAAGTAGTTGCGATTAAGCGTTAGCTTGGTTCTATCGAATTGTATAAGGCTGTTCGTTCGCTAAAGTGTATATGTGTATGAATAGTTTGCTTTTATACGCTCTATCCTTTGATGTCATGATTTTCTTAACTATTTTCGCCTTACCTCTCTAGGAAACCAATATTTTACATATTGAATAGCTGCTTTCAATTCTTTTCGCTTCACGTCTTTGTAAGAGCTAACACCGAAACGATCTTTAATTTCTCTGTGCAGCTCAGTATAAAGGGCTCGTCTTTGAACAGGCTTTAATTTATATTTGAGAACTCTAGAAAGAACTCTAGAGCTTATTGCAGACTGCAATCTACGTTGCTCACTGTGATCTAAAGTTATTTGACTTTGAACTTTATTTTTCAGATCTTGCATTTCTTCTTTCAGAAATTCGACTTCCTTTGATGTTTTGTGGGATAAGTTTATAGATTCTTTTAGTTGTTCATTCTCTAAAAGCAGCTTAGATTGAAGCTTTCCTCTTTCCATCTCGTCGAATCTCGTAACGTATGCTGCCGTAAATAGGAGACCTTTTTCCCCAGTCATTTTGTTAGCTACCAAGTGGCACCCTTTACGTGTGATTAAGAAACAAGATACTGCCCGTCCTGTTTTATCTTTATATTTGCTCTCTATGAAAAAATCACTGAGGGCGAGATCGCCCTGAGTTAAATATTTTATATAACCACGAATAGTTTTCATTAAACCGTTATGTTCACGTTGAATCATCTCAGCTACGTCACGGCTGTCTATTACGAGTTGTTCATTAATTACTTCTAATTGTTTCATCTTATTTCCCCCTCATTTATAAAATTGAAAGCAATAAACCTACAAGAGCAATCTAATGCCGTTTCATTGCATCAATTACCATCCAGAG encodes:
- a CDS encoding recombinase family protein, encoding MRIGYARVSTVGQELEAQEVALREAGCERLFVEKVTGTSTAPRTQLAAMLDQVREGDTVVVTKIDRLARSIIDLNKIVTELTDKGVSVQFIRDNITFEAGKGASSINMLLFNMLGSFAQFERDIIVERTTEGRERAKAAGKHMGRKGQPEKKVQQALNLMATRESNGMSVADIVKLTGVPKPTIYLKLKEQTKN
- a CDS encoding helix-turn-helix domain-containing protein, coding for MQLEKHRDLQSLERKKIGRKPFYTNWLTEVGLAQVKGWAEDGLINKQIAHKMGINVATLYEWQDRFPEFADALKKGKKVIDEQVENSLLKRAIGYRYEEETWGKGNDGEMAIVKRVMKSQAPDVTAQIFWLKNRQPERWRERVELKNEHKGIIKVEMGDLVKWSN
- a CDS encoding DNA primase family protein; the encoded protein is MRESDLDRFILEHKKTTNERHYFGGNNGKTFSSKLLAEHIMEDNHFIYDGNFLYRYELGVYRIINDYVIRKKCAELLEDRFKKSYGDEVVHYIQVTTFRKTENANARTDLINVSNGLLEWRKRKLHPHTPEYFTTIQIPIYFKPEAIAPNIDTFFRSVVPEDTMSIVYEWFGYCMLPITKYEKAVMLTGEGSNGKSKFIELFHRFLGTDNISNISLQDLEHNRFKLAQLHGKLANTYADIPSKALVKSSVFKTVVSGDRTSAEFKGKDSFNFQNFARLLFSANELPRSSDLTDGFFRRWIIIPFNNKFGPGGIKADPNIMDKLTNDEELSGLLNRALDGLEWLEKQGHFTLNESTDKMLEEYKLDIDNVATFVDENCKISPNRIIERQLLYRYYSNWCFNSGYKAIGLKKFYNRIETGFPVSVTKPHGKQRCYVGIALN
- a CDS encoding bifunctional DNA primase/polymerase, encoding MVLEENKMMKSAFIYATKLEWKVLPLHWVENGQCSCKGKKVNCKPGKHPLTKNGVKDATFDTSIIKKWWTKWPKANIGIACGEASGIIVLDVDLKKNVDGHDTVRELEKSFEVLPHTPVQLSGSGGIHYFFKCNSNIKNGVEFLPGLDLRSDGGYIIGAPSSHISGKEYTWELEHHVLETSIQEAPYWLVQTIINNTGHKYDKKPASHYVNLLQGVGEGMRNHSTASLIGYLLRKNVDADITYELIKIWNETRCNPSQSMEELNKTFVSILKKDIERKKGSDKYEGVGSR
- a CDS encoding Rha family transcriptional regulator; the protein is MKQLEVINEQLVIDSRDVAEMIQREHNGLMKTIRGYIKYLTQGDLALSDFFIESKYKDKTGRAVSCFLITRKGCHLVANKMTGEKGLLFTAAYVTRFDEMERGKLQSKLLLENEQLKESINLSHKTSKEVEFLKEEMQDLKNKVQSQITLDHSEQRRLQSAISSRVLSRVLKYKLKPVQRRALYTELHREIKDRFGVSSYKDVKRKELKAAIQYVKYWFPREVRRK